A part of Podarcis muralis chromosome 15, rPodMur119.hap1.1, whole genome shotgun sequence genomic DNA contains:
- the CHCHD2 gene encoding coiled-coil-helix-coiled-coil-helix domain-containing protein 2, with amino-acid sequence MPRGSRSRTSRMAPPASRVPPMRSAPPPASHAPVPAPAPASAVASPAPRQPGLMAQMATTAAGVAVGSAVGHTLGHAMTGGFGGGSSEAARPDITYQEPQTAQPAMQQSQFTPCQYEMKQFLECAQNQADLKLCEGFSEVLKQCRFANGLA; translated from the exons ATGCCGAGGGGAAGCAGGAGCAGAACGTCCCGGATGGCGCCCCCTGCCAG cCGTGTGCCTCCTATGAGGTCTGCTCCACCACCAGCTTCTCATGCccctgttccagctcctgcccctgCCTCTGCAGTGGCTTCTCCTGCCCCCAGGCAGCCTGGCCTAATGGCCCAGATGGCCACCACTGCTGCTGGTGTGGCCGTGGGCTCTGCTGTGGGACACACTCTGGGGCACGCCATGACCGGAGGGTTTGGAGGTGGAAGCTCTGAAGCGGCAAGGCCCGACATCACTTACCAG GAGCCTCAGACAGCCCAGCCTGCGATGCAGCAGTCGCAGTTCACGCCTTGCCAGTACGAGATGAAGCAGTTCCTGGAGTGCGCCCAGAACCAGGCCGACTTGAAGCTGTGCGAGGGGTTTAGCGAGGTGCTGAAGCAATGCCGGTTTGCAAATG